The Stieleria maiorica genome includes the window ACGCACGTCGGTCAGAAACGTTTCGCAGCCGCAACCGACTTGCAACGACTTGACGTCGTTGGTGGTCAAGTTGTTCAAGATCGCCGCGGCGTCCGTTCCGGCCAGGTCCAAGACGGTTGCAGCGGAGAGGCGGAAAACGGTGGACATGGATGGAACGGGGCGTGGGAAAAAGAGTTGCGAAACGCTGGTGTCCAGGCTTTAGCCGCACGTTCTCGCTGCTACGCAGCGAGCGGGAGATCGCCTAAAGGCTAGACACCAACGTGCGCTGGTGTCTAGGCTTTGGCTGCAGCGGGGACGAGCAATCGCTAGGTCACATCCTTAAGCATGTACTCTTGCTCGCGTTTGATGTCGCTGCCGTCGGGGGTGGCATCGTTGTCGATGTCGAACCACTCTTCCTTGTACTGCAGGTAGCCGCCCTTGCCGGCTTGCGAGTTCTTCAGCGCGACGTTGGCGCCGAGTGCGATGACGGCGTCGCCCATTGCGACTTCGGGATAGCAGCGGGGCTGGTTCTCCTTGTCGGGGTTGCGGATGCAATACGCCCAGTGCTCGATCTCTTCGCGATATCCGCGACTGACCGGTCCGGTCGCGGCGGTTTGGGCGACGGGCGCGGCGAAATCGCCGCTGGCGCTGGTGTCCAACGCATAGCCGCCCTCTTCTTTCTTGACGCCCACCTTGCTGCTGGTGTCGCTGTTGCGATAAAGCAACACATCGGTTTCCTTGTCCAACACCAACGTGCCTTTGGATCCCATGACGACTTCTCCCCAGCCGCCGAAACCGTTTCCGTTGATGGTGCTGTAGGTGACGACGACCTTCTTGTTGGGATCCTGCTCGTATCCGGGCACCGCCCCGTTGGGATAGTTTTCGACCGGATCGTAGTAGCCGACGTCAAACGTTTCGGCGTATTCCGGTCCGGGGAATTCGAAGGTGCAGTAGATATGGTCGCCGGCATCACGGTCGTGCGGCATGATGTGTCGGCCACCGACGGCGTGCACCGACAGCGGATGGACTTTCTTTCCGTCGCTGCGAAGCGAGGACAGGAAGATGCTGACGGCGTCCAATTGGTGGCTGCCGAGTTCGGCCATCAATCCGGCACCGGTGCGGTGGAACAGTCTCCAGCGGTGCAGTTCTTCTTCAGCGGTAAACATCTGGTCCCCGCTGGCGAAATCTTCGTAGCCGTGCTTTCTGGGGTCGACCGCTTTGTCGGCGTCCCAGGCTTCCCACTGGGCGATTTCGGCCTGCAAGCGTTTCACATCCGCTCCGGTCGCCGTTTTAAGTTTGGCTCGCCGGTGCGCTAAGTCTTTGGCGATCCTGTCGAACATCTTGCCGTTGGCCATTTTTTCGCCGCCGGGAATCGGCATCGACCAGCTGTCACGACCGGGCAGGTTACCGCGGTGCCATTGGGCGCGGATGTGGTGCAGCTGGCCCAACAAACCCCACCGGATCAGGTTGACCGCGTTTTCGTATTTGACGTTGTAGTGCCGTTGGTGGCCGGTGGCCAAATGCAGCGGATTGCCGTTTTTGTCTTTCCCGGCCGCAGCCATTCGGCCCATGACCTTGCACTGGGCGACGTTGTGAGCCATCAGCTTTTCGGTCAACACGTGCAGGTTGCGTTCCATCGCCAGCGCGGCGACCGGGGCGTGCAACCACAGCGGCAGCGCGATGATGACCGCTTCGATGTCCGGGTCGTCCAGGCATGCCATGATGCCGCCGTTGGAGCCGTCGTAAACCTTGACGTTCTTTCGCGCTTCGGCCTCGTTGCTGTATCCGGCGACGGAGATCAACCCGGGACGCCGGATCAATGCCGAGGGGCTG containing:
- a CDS encoding Gfo/Idh/MocA family protein, with the protein product MVDKLSNDEREVGKQNYYNAVTSYYDVNRRDFLRGIVATGAVSGAGLGAAYFGYGQVKDPVRIAVIGTGDEGNVLIGGCNPNYVDVKAICDIRPFSQHRAFHGDCSSPSALIRRPGLISVAGYSNEAEARKNVKVYDGSNGGIMACLDDPDIEAVIIALPLWLHAPVAALAMERNLHVLTEKLMAHNVAQCKVMGRMAAAGKDKNGNPLHLATGHQRHYNVKYENAVNLIRWGLLGQLHHIRAQWHRGNLPGRDSWSMPIPGGEKMANGKMFDRIAKDLAHRRAKLKTATGADVKRLQAEIAQWEAWDADKAVDPRKHGYEDFASGDQMFTAEEELHRWRLFHRTGAGLMAELGSHQLDAVSIFLSSLRSDGKKVHPLSVHAVGGRHIMPHDRDAGDHIYCTFEFPGPEYAETFDVGYYDPVENYPNGAVPGYEQDPNKKVVVTYSTINGNGFGGWGEVVMGSKGTLVLDKETDVLLYRNSDTSSKVGVKKEEGGYALDTSASGDFAAPVAQTAATGPVSRGYREEIEHWAYCIRNPDKENQPRCYPEVAMGDAVIALGANVALKNSQAGKGGYLQYKEEWFDIDNDATPDGSDIKREQEYMLKDVT